A portion of the Kwoniella newhampshirensis strain CBS 13917 chromosome 1, whole genome shotgun sequence genome contains these proteins:
- a CDS encoding GTP cyclohydrolase I, which produces MSSQEERPRSPSASRPSQPPQSARPIPTANLSNLSLLSQSSTGSWERGRMHGNARSPPAHPSSILSDGNSFAAANAAQAGSSEGGGPRPWPVDQSLSEPNPSTGRQTFQPPPAPSYPRTPREGYGFRPSSGQSTPNSTSAAPSLSYPFPNGGSSRRLTSRDDDEDEGDHRPDGRTMESLRAEVREELDRNGLIEAARGVVEAGNEGIADAEGLGWPAKSTHLRLHSTPEQKTANLTLLSSAIRTVLECIGEDPDREGLQRTPERYAKALMWMTKGYEERLVDVINDAVFAEDHDEMVIVRDIEVFSLCEHHMVPFTGKISIGYVPNKLVLGLSKLARIAETFSRRLQVQERLTKQVALAVEEAIRPRGVAVVMEASHMCMSMRGVQKPSATTVTSTMLGCFRSQQKTREEFLTLIRTPSMARR; this is translated from the exons ATGTCTTCTCAAGAAGAGAGACCAAGATCACCATCTGCATCTCGTCCGTCACAACCACCACAATCAGCACGACCTATCCCCACAGCCAACCTGTCCAACCTCTCGCTCTTGTCGCAATCGAGCACTGGGTCTTGGgaacgaggaaggatgCACGGTAACGCTAGATCACCCCCTGCTCATCCGTCCTCGATACTTTCCGACGGGAACTCTTTCGCGGCTGCCAACGCCGCACAAGCCGGAAGTagcgaaggaggaggtcctCGACCCTGGCCCGTTGATCAGAGTTTGAGTGAACCGAATCCATCCACAGGACGTCAGACATTCCAACCACCTCCGGCACCCAGCTATCCTCGAACTCCTCGCGAAGGTTACGGGTTCAGACCCTCATCAGGTCAATCTACACCCAACTCGACCAGTGCTGCGCCGAGTCTGTCCTATCCATTCCCCAATGGCGGTTCGAGCAGGAGGTTGACGTCgagagacgatgatgaggatgagggtgatCATAGACCGGATgggaggacgatggagtCATTGAGAGCGGAAGTTCGGGAGGAATTGGATAGGAACGGGTTGATAGAAGCTGCAAGGGGGGTCGTAGAGGCTGGTAATGAAGGTATTGCAGATGCGGAGGGATTGGGTTGGCCTG CCAAGTCAACCCATCTTAGACTTCATTCGACGCCCGAACAGAAGACTGCcaatctcactctcctctcttcggCCATCCGTACCGTCCTGGAATGTATCGGCGAAGATCCCGATCGTGAGGGTCTGCAACGGACTCCCGAGCGATACGCCAAAGCTCTCATGTGGATGACCAAGGGTTacgaggagagattggtggATGTCATCAACGATGCCGTGTTCGCGGAGGACCACGACGAGATGGTCATCGTCAGAGATATCGAGGTGTTCAGCCTTTGTGAACACCACATGGTACCATTTActgggaag ATCTCGATCGGTTATGTACCCAACAAGCTTGTCTTGGGCCTTTCTAAGCTTGCCCGAATTGCGGAAACTTTCTCGAGGCGTTTACAAGTTCAAGAGAGATTGACCAAGCAAGTCGCTCTCGCCGTAGAAGAGGCTATCAGACCTCGAGGTGTCGCCGTCGTCATGGAAGCCTC TCACATGTGTATGTCCATGAGAGGTGTGCAGAAGCCCAGCGCGACGACCGTCACCAGCACCATGCTGGGCTGTTTCCGATCTCAGCAGAAGACtcgagaggag TTCCTTACGCTTATCCGAACGCCGAGCATGGCCCGAAGATAA
- a CDS encoding 60S ribosomal eL43 domain-containing protein has protein sequence MVSADSVVEMGMAMSMGMIWGFDMDNCETNDRYGSDSTKRTKKVGVTGKYGTRYGASLRKTVKKMEITQHARYTCPNCGKNAVKRTNVGIWKCKGCNKGFAGGAYTFGTPSAATVRSTIRRLREVAEV, from the exons ATGGTGAGTGCTGATTCCGTCGTCGAGATGGGCATGGCCATGAGCATGGGCATGATATGGGGCTTCGACATGGACAATTGCGAGACGAACGACAGATACGGATCCGACAGT ACCAAGCGAACAAAAAAGGTGGGAGTGACCGGAAAGTACGGTACCCGATACGGTGCTTCTTTGAGAAAGAC CgtcaagaagatggaaaTCACCCAACACGCTCGATACACTTGTCCTAACTgtggcaag AACGCCGTCAAGCGAACAAACGTCGGTATCTGGAAGTGCAAGGGCTGCAACAAGGGTTTCGCCGGGGGCGCTTACACTTTCGGCACCCCCTCCGCTGCCACCGTCCGATCCACCATCAGGAGGTTGAGGGAAGTTGCCGAGGTCTAA